A stretch of DNA from Rickettsia hoogstraalii:
ACATTACAAGCCTATATTAAGTATTTACAAGATTTAGCAACAAACCGTAGTTCCAGTAGTGAGCAAAAAGCTTTAAAGATAAGGTTACTAGCAGCTCAGGCAGAAAAAGCTGAGTTAGAGCTGGAAGTACTAAAAGATAAATATATGGAAGTATCGGAAGTAGAATTTGAGTGGAGCAATTTACTAGTAGCTTTTCGGTCAAAAATGCTGGCATTACCAACTAAATTAGTCAGGTTACTTGCTGAAGCAGGAGGTAATTTTGCAAAGATTGAGAGGATATTAGAAACAGAGATACATGAGGCATTACTAGAACTTAGCAAATATGAGCCGGAAGAATCAAATAACGAAAGCAATAGGCAGCAAATTAGCACCACCACCAAAATTGATGGTATCACAGTGGGCAGATCGATACCGCAAATTATCGAGTGAAGCAAGCTCTGAGCCTGGGAGCTGGAGTACCGATAAAGCTCCTTACCAACGTGCTATTATGGACGCTGTAAGTGATCCGCAAATAGAGATGATCGTTGTAATGTCATCGGCACAAGTAGGTAAGACTGAGATAATTAACAATATCGTCGGCTATCATATTCACCAAGATCCCGCACCTATGCTAGTGGTACAACCTACCGAGAAGCTAGCGGAAAGCTGGTCAACTGATCGTTTAAGCCCAATGCTACGAGATAGTGAGGTGTTTAAGAATCTAGTAAAAGACCCAAGAAGTAGAGACTCAGGAAACAAAATATTATATAAGAAATTTCCAGGCGGTCATATTATATGGTAGGCAGTAACTCGCCCTCATCCTTAGCAAGCCGTCCTGTTCGCATCGTTTTATGTGATGAAGTTGATAGATACCCTGCTAGTAGCGGAGCTGAGGGTGATCCGGTTAATTTAGCTAAAAAAAGAGCAACTACTTTCTGGAATCGTAAAATTGTTCTAACATCCACTCCCACCATTAAAGATTTAAGCCGAATCGAGCAAGCCTACTTACAGAGCGACCAAAGACGTTATTATGTTCCGTGTAAACATTGCGGTGAGTATCAAATACTTAAATGGTGTCAAATCAAATGGCAGGATGGAAAGCCGGAAGAAGCACATTACATTTGTGAGGTAAATAACTGTATTTTGCAAGATACTAATAAAGGGTGGGTGCTGAAAAATGGTGAGTGGCGAGTAGAGGGAATAAAAGGCAATGTGGCAGGCTTTCATTTAAGCGAGCTTTATTCACCTTGGACCCGCTGGGGTAAGATAGCACAGGAATTTTTGAAAGCTAAGCTAATGCCTGAAACCTTAAAGACTTGGGTTAATACTACCCTTGGTGAGGCTTGGGAAGAAGCAGGCGAGACTGTTGACGAAACTAACTTGCTTAATAGGAAAGAGAATTGGGGCGATTTAATTCCAAAAGAAATAGTAATCATTACTGCCGGCGTAGATGTGCAAAGTGATCGTTTAGAGATGGAAATAGTCGGCTTTGGCATAGCTGAGGAAAGTTGGTCACTTGATTATCGAGTAATATATGGCGATCCTGCTCAAAATGAGGTTTGGGATGATTTAGATAATATTTTAGAACAAAATTTTACGAATAATATCGGCATAAAACTTCGCATTGCTTGTGTTTGTATTGATTCAGGCGGTCATCATACGCAATCGGTGTATAGCTATTGCAAAAAAAGACAAATGCGTTGAGTATTTGCCGTTAAAGGTTCATCTATTACCGGTAAAGCTTTAGTAAGTCGTCCGACTATCGCTAATAAAATGCGAGTTAAATTATTTTCTATCGGCACTGATACGGCAAAGGAAATGATTTATAGCCGTCTTAAAATTACAGAGCTAGGAGCGGGTTACTGTCATTTTCCAGTAAAATATGACGAGCAGTATTTTAAACAACTAACAGCCGAAAAATGCGTAACTCGTTATCATAAAGGCTTTCCTGTTAGAAAGTGGGAAAAACCTAGCGGTAAACGTAACGAGGCACTCGATTGCCGAGTTTATGCTACTGCTGCACTTCACATACTAAATCCTGATTTGGAAACTTATAACAAATAAAATGCTAGCTATTAAGCCGCAAGTCAAAGAAGAGGAAGAAACAGAATTAGTTAGCTATATTCCTATTGGAAAAACTACATCAAGCGGCTTTGTTAGCAATTGGTAAATAATGACAATATCAAATATTGAACCTAAAAGCTTTACTGCTGGTGAAACTGTCGAGTGGCGTAAAGAACTCTATACCTATCCATCTAAAGACGGATGGCAGCTAGTTTATAGTTTTTGCAGTACCGATAATAAATTTGAAGTTACGGCAATTAGCGAAAATAATCATTATGTTATTCGTTTAAGTTGTGAGCAAACTAGTAAATACTTCCCTACTACTTATTGGTGGCAATCAAGAGTTAGTAAAGAAGATACACAATATATTATTGAAAGCGGCGAGCTAACAATAAAACCGAATTTAGCTTTACTTGATTCTTACGATGGTCGCAGTCATGTTAAGCGTGTTCTTGATGCACTACAAGCTACCATTCTTGGTAAAGCTAGTAAGGACCAGCTTTCTTACTCGATCAGCGGGCGAAGTTTATCACGTCTAAGCCCTTCTGAATTACTCAAATGGCGTGATGTCTACAAGGCAGAATATGCAAGAGTTTTACAAGAAGAACAGCTTAGCAAAGGGATAAACTCTAATCTGATAAAAGTTAAATTTACCTCTCTTTAAATAAATGAAACTCCCAAATATTTTAAGTCTCTTCAAATGCAAAGAGCAGAAGCGTGGGTATGAAGCTGCCGCAATAAATAGGCTAACTTCCGACTGGATAACAAGCGGATTATCTGCTGACGCTCAGCTTTACAGAAGTTTAAGGTTACTCCGTAACAGGTCTAGGGAGTTATGTATCAATAATGATTATGCTTGCAGATTCTTAAAACGTACTTCTACAAATGTTATAGGCAGCAGCGGAATTAAGCTGCAGGTAAGAGCAACTGATAATAACGGTAATTTCTTAAACAACCTAAATAACCAAATAATGGAAAAGTTTGAAAAATGGAGCAGCAAAGGTAATGTTACGGCTTGCGGTAAATTATCATGGATAGATTGCCAAAGACTATTTTTAGAGAGTATGGCAAGAGACGGGGAAGTAATATTGCGGTTACTGAAAGGTTTTGATAATGAATTTAGTTTTACTCTGCAATTTATCGAAGCCGATCATTTAGACGAAGAATTGAATAAACCACTTGCGGGCGGCAATTATATAAGGATGGGTATTGAGTTTAATAAGTGGAATAAACCTGTTGCTTATCATTTGTTGCAACGTCATCCGGGCGAAGTTTTTAACAATCAAACTATAAGAGATAAATATTTAAGAATTCCAGCGGGTGAAATTATCCATGCTTTTATTATAGATAGATCGTCTCAAAGTCGAGGCGTACCTTGGATGCATTCGGCAATGTTACGTCTTCGGATGCTTGCCGGGTATGAAGAAGCGGAACTTGTTGCCGCAAGAGTCGGAGCTTTCAAAATGGGTTTCTTTGTTTCACCTGATGGTAGCGGTTATTTAGGCAGCGAAGACTCTAGAGGTAATAAATTAATGGAAGCAGAACCGGGGACTTTTGAGCAATTACCGGCTGGAATGGATGTAAGGCTATTTGATCCTAACCATCCCACTTCTAGTTTTGCAGATTTTGAAAAATCAATACTCAGGGGCATTGCTAGCGGTCTTGATATTTCCTATGCAACCCTTGCTAATGATCTTGAAAACGTTAATTTTTCCTCAATTAGACACGGTAGTTTAGAAGACCGTGATAGCTGGCGTGGCTTGCAAAACTTCATGATCGAACATTTTTGTAATCCTGTTTTTGAGAACTGGCTACTCATGGCAATTACTACTAACAAAGTCCCTATACAAATAAGTGAATTTGACAAATTTAATAAACCAATTTGGCGACCTCGTGGTTGGGCTTGGGTTGATCCGCTTAAAGATAATCATGCTAACCAAATTGCATTAGAGCAGAAAACTAAAAGCCGCAGTCAAATAATAGCCGAGCAAGGATTAGATATTGAAGAATTATTTAAACAGTTAGTTTTTGAAGAGGAACTAGCTAAAAAATATGGATTAAATCTAGAAACACCAAACAAAGAACAAACTACTCAATCACAGGAGGGAAATAATGACTAATACAAAATTACAATTAGAAAGAAATAATATTAATTCACCGGGCATAATAGAACAACGTTACGCTATTTTATCGATGATTGGCATGGAAGAAGCAAAAAGTCGTCGGTTTTGGATTACTTTTTCAAGTGAAGAGCCGGCAGAGAGGTTTTTTGGCTTAGAAATACTTGACCATAAACACGGAAGCGTCTTGCTTGATTGGCTAAGCTCCGGTAATGCACCGCTACTTCTTGATCATGACCATACTAAACAAATCGGTGTAATTGAAGCAGCAGAGCTAACCGGTGACGGCAAAGCTAGGGCAAAGGTAAGGTTTAGCAGAAGTACGCTTGCTGAAAGTATTTACCAAGACGTGCTTGACGGTATCCGCAGTAATATCTCTGTCGGGTATCGTTATTTATCGTCTGACATAGTTTTAGAGAAAGAAGCCAAAGGCAATAAACCACCGGTGTTTAGAATAAAGAGATGGGAGCCGCTTGAAATATCGGTTGTATCAATTCCCGCTGATCCTACTGTTGGAATCGGCAGAAGTAAAGAAAAACAAGAACCAAAAAAAGTAAGTGATTATAAATATGGAGTAAGAAGTAATATGGAAAATGAGCAAATAATTAATGAAAATACCAATTTTGTTAACGATATAAGAACAATAAACACTGTTAATACGGAGCAAATTACTAAAGATATCAGACAAACCGAAACTAATAGAATTAACGAGATTCTTGCTTTAGGCGATAAGCATAATATGCAAGCTGTTGCGATAGAGTTTATTAAGGATGGTAAAAGTTTAGATAATTTTCGACAAAAGATTTTAGAACATCTAGGGAATCAGCAAACAATAGAAACTATCTCACCTGATCAATCTTTAATAGGTATGAACGATAAAGAAGCAAGAAGCTTTTCGATAGTTAAAGCCATTAAGGCAGCAGTCGCCGGTAACTGGCGAGGGGCAGAGCTTGAGCGTGAAGCATCAAGTGAAGTATCTAAGCGTATTGGCAGAGAACCGGCAAGCTTTTTTATTCCTGCTGATGTAATGCTAGAGCAAAATAATTATGAAAGAAAAGATTTACAAAAACTAGTTAACACTGCCGGTGGTTATTTAGTTTCTACTGACTATTTAAGCGGTAATTTCATTGAGTTACTACGTAATAAAATGTTAGTACGACAAATGGGAGCTAAGGTGATGAGTGGATTACACGGCGATATAGCAATCCCAAAGCAAACAGGAGGTGCTACTGCCTTTTGGGTGGCTGAGGGTGAATCACCGCAGAAATCACAGCAAACATTCGGACAAGTTACATTATCGCCGAAAAGCATTGCTGCCTATACGGATTTTAGCCGCAAGCTGATATTACAAGCAAGTCCTGATATTGAACAGTTAGTGCGAGAAGACTTAGCAACCACCATCGCACTTGAAATAGATAGAGCTGCGATACTTGGAAGTGGTAAAGGTGCTGAGCCGTTAGGCATCTTAAACCATAAAATAAGTAAAGTTAATATTGCTGATGATGAGCAGATTGATTTCGGTAAAATAGTAGATTTAGAAAGTAGTATAGCCTCTAAAAATGCTGATATCGGTAGCCTTGGTTATTTATGTAATGCTGCGTTGCGTGGTCACTTAAAACAAACTGAGAAAGCAGATGGTACAGCACAATTTATTTGGGAAAGCTATAGTAAAGAGTCAGGGTTCGGCTATTTAAACGGCTATAAAGTCGGTACAACTAACCAAATGCCGGCTGATACTTTATTATTCAGTAATTTTGCTGATTTA
This window harbors:
- a CDS encoding phage portal protein, producing MKLPNILSLFKCKEQKRGYEAAAINRLTSDWITSGLSADAQLYRSLRLLRNRSRELCINNDYACRFLKRTSTNVIGSSGIKLQVRATDNNGNFLNNLNNQIMEKFEKWSSKGNVTACGKLSWIDCQRLFLESMARDGEVILRLLKGFDNEFSFTLQFIEADHLDEELNKPLAGGNYIRMGIEFNKWNKPVAYHLLQRHPGEVFNNQTIRDKYLRIPAGEIIHAFIIDRSSQSRGVPWMHSAMLRLRMLAGYEEAELVAARVGAFKMGFFVSPDGSGYLGSEDSRGNKLMEAEPGTFEQLPAGMDVRLFDPNHPTSSFADFEKSILRGIASGLDISYATLANDLENVNFSSIRHGSLEDRDSWRGLQNFMIEHFCNPVFENWLLMAITTNKVPIQISEFDKFNKPIWRPRGWAWVDPLKDNHANQIALEQKTKSRSQIIAEQGLDIEELFKQLVFEEELAKKYGLNLETPNKEQTTQSQEGNND
- a CDS encoding phage major capsid protein, translating into MTNTKLQLERNNINSPGIIEQRYAILSMIGMEEAKSRRFWITFSSEEPAERFFGLEILDHKHGSVLLDWLSSGNAPLLLDHDHTKQIGVIEAAELTGDGKARAKVRFSRSTLAESIYQDVLDGIRSNISVGYRYLSSDIVLEKEAKGNKPPVFRIKRWEPLEISVVSIPADPTVGIGRSKEKQEPKKVSDYKYGVRSNMENEQIINENTNFVNDIRTINTVNTEQITKDIRQTETNRINEILALGDKHNMQAVAIEFIKDGKSLDNFRQKILEHLGNQQTIETISPDQSLIGMNDKEARSFSIVKAIKAAVAGNWRGAELEREASSEVSKRIGREPASFFIPADVMLEQNNYERKDLQKLVNTAGGYLVSTDYLSGNFIELLRNKMLVRQMGAKVMSGLHGDIAIPKQTGGATAFWVAEGESPQKSQQTFGQVTLSPKSIAAYTDFSRKLILQASPDIEQLVREDLATTIALEIDRAAILGSGKGAEPLGILNHKISKVNIADDEQIDFGKIVDLESSIASKNADIGSLGYLCNAALRGHLKQTEKADGTAQFIWESYSKESGFGYLNGYKVGTTNQMPADTLLFSNFADLIIGQWGVLDVLVDPYALGTSGGIRIRLMQDIDIAIRHPESFAVAKK